One Yimella lutea DNA window includes the following coding sequences:
- a CDS encoding AAA family ATPase, which produces MSERRARVLILCGPSGSGKSRLAERLHRSYGWPIVRLDDFYKDGDDPSLAMSSLGIPDWDVVGSWNIDAAFAALQDLCTTGRTVVPDYDISTSRAAGHSTVELASADTVVAEGIFAADLIALLRDADLLRDAFCVRQNRWVTMGRRFVRDVSERRKSVQVLARRGLRLAMDEPRIVAAHVRRGARAVTPKQAEREVRVGA; this is translated from the coding sequence ATGTCCGAACGACGAGCACGCGTGCTGATCCTGTGCGGCCCCAGCGGATCGGGGAAGTCCCGCCTGGCCGAACGCCTGCACCGCTCCTACGGCTGGCCGATCGTGCGCCTGGACGACTTCTACAAGGACGGCGACGATCCGTCGCTGGCGATGTCGTCACTGGGCATCCCCGACTGGGACGTCGTCGGCTCCTGGAACATCGATGCCGCGTTCGCCGCGTTGCAGGATCTGTGCACGACCGGCCGGACCGTGGTGCCGGACTACGACATCTCCACCTCCCGGGCGGCCGGGCACTCGACCGTCGAACTGGCGAGCGCCGACACTGTCGTGGCCGAGGGGATCTTCGCCGCCGACCTGATCGCCCTGCTGCGAGATGCGGACTTGTTGCGCGATGCGTTCTGCGTCCGGCAGAACCGCTGGGTCACGATGGGACGCCGGTTCGTGCGCGACGTGTCCGAGCGGCGCAAGTCGGTACAGGTGCTCGCGCGTCGAGGTTTGCGGTTGGCGATGGACGAGCCGCGGATCGTCGCCGCGCATGTGCGGCGTGGCGCGCGTGCAGTCACCCCGAAGCAGGCGGAGCGGGAGGTTAGGGTCGGTGCATGA
- a CDS encoding NAD(P)H-quinone dehydrogenase — protein sequence MTGRQKSVVVIGGGPGGYESALVAAQLGAAVTIVERDGLGGAAVLTDCVPSKTLIATSDFMSRFKAAGRLGVHFEGHEEDQHAEAHITEVNTRVLKLAKAQSYDIRAQVESVGCRVVHGSASIVDSSTVRLVRQDAEPEEIKADVILLAVGTTPRVMESAMPDGERILTWQQIYDLKKLPEHMIVVGSGVTGAELAHAYLGLGSKVTLVSSRDRVLPGEDADAATVIENVFRRRGMQVLNRSRAQSAVRDGDKVTVTLEDGRTVEGSHALLAVGSIPQTKGIGLEEVGVDLTPSGHISVDRVSRTSVPGIYAAGDCTGVLPLASVAAMQGRIAMAHALGDAVAPLNLRGVCANIFTDPEIATVGYSQADVDEGRIEARVVTLPLSTNPRAKMRNIKDGFVKLIVRPGSNTIVGGVVVAPQASELIYPIGLAVQNRLTVDQMAQTFSVYPSMTGSIAEAARRLHQSEI from the coding sequence GTGACTGGTCGACAGAAGTCAGTGGTGGTCATCGGCGGCGGTCCCGGTGGCTACGAATCCGCGTTGGTGGCCGCGCAACTCGGCGCCGCCGTCACGATCGTCGAGAGGGACGGACTCGGTGGCGCTGCGGTGCTCACTGACTGCGTCCCGAGCAAGACGCTGATCGCGACCTCCGACTTCATGTCGCGCTTCAAGGCGGCCGGACGTCTGGGTGTGCACTTCGAGGGGCACGAGGAAGACCAGCACGCCGAGGCGCACATCACCGAGGTCAACACCCGCGTGCTGAAGCTGGCCAAGGCACAGAGCTACGACATCCGCGCTCAGGTCGAGAGCGTCGGCTGCCGCGTCGTGCACGGTTCGGCCTCGATCGTCGACAGTTCCACCGTGCGTCTGGTGCGGCAGGACGCCGAACCCGAGGAGATCAAGGCAGACGTCATCCTGCTGGCGGTCGGCACCACACCGCGGGTGATGGAGTCGGCGATGCCCGACGGCGAACGCATCCTGACCTGGCAGCAGATCTACGACCTGAAGAAACTGCCGGAGCACATGATCGTCGTCGGTTCCGGTGTCACCGGTGCCGAACTCGCCCACGCCTACCTCGGCCTGGGTTCGAAGGTGACGCTGGTGTCCTCCCGCGATCGCGTGCTTCCGGGCGAGGACGCCGACGCCGCCACCGTCATCGAGAACGTCTTTCGTCGCCGTGGCATGCAGGTGCTCAACCGCTCGCGTGCCCAGTCCGCGGTACGCGACGGCGACAAGGTGACGGTCACCCTCGAGGACGGCCGGACGGTCGAGGGTTCGCACGCGCTGTTGGCCGTCGGTTCGATTCCGCAGACCAAGGGCATCGGACTCGAGGAGGTCGGTGTCGACCTCACGCCGTCGGGTCACATCAGCGTCGACCGTGTCTCCCGCACTTCCGTGCCTGGTATCTATGCCGCCGGCGACTGCACCGGCGTGCTGCCGCTGGCGTCCGTGGCCGCGATGCAGGGACGAATTGCCATGGCGCACGCACTCGGCGACGCGGTCGCCCCGCTGAACCTGCGCGGTGTCTGCGCGAACATCTTCACCGACCCCGAGATCGCCACGGTCGGTTACTCCCAGGCGGACGTCGACGAGGGCCGGATCGAGGCCCGCGTGGTCACGCTGCCGCTGTCGACCAACCCGCGCGCGAAGATGCGCAACATCAAGGACGGCTTCGTGAAACTGATCGTCCGTCCCGGCTCGAACACGATCGTCGGTGGAGTGGTCGTGGCGCCCCAGGCGTCCGAGTTGATCTACCCGATCGGCCTGGCCGTACAGAACCGCCTGACTGTCGATCAGATGGCCCAGACCTTCTCGGTCTACCCGTCGATGACCGGTTCGATCGCCGAGGCCGCGCGCCGGCTGCACCAGTCGGAGATCTGA
- a CDS encoding DUF4129 domain-containing protein, whose amino-acid sequence MFARLEPPLQPSSDDARRQLEHELSKPKYGDRRTLLQKLMDWLNERLADLTDGAGSLPPLWLGLVLIMLAALIGLGLTRIRRRQGPERGSDHDVDEVISSELDADELRAAGDRALADGDTALAHVQYFRALARRGVDRTIVSARPGATAHEVANELSHAFPDRRADIDAAARTFDEVRYGGRVPPRPVVEAMRDLDASLARSRPAHPAVTR is encoded by the coding sequence ATGTTCGCCCGCCTCGAGCCGCCCCTGCAACCGTCGTCCGACGACGCGCGTAGGCAACTCGAGCACGAGCTGAGCAAGCCCAAGTACGGCGACCGGCGCACGCTCCTGCAGAAGTTGATGGACTGGCTGAACGAACGACTGGCCGATCTCACCGACGGCGCCGGCTCGCTGCCGCCCCTCTGGCTGGGCCTGGTACTGATCATGCTGGCGGCCCTGATCGGACTCGGCCTCACCAGGATTCGACGTCGTCAAGGACCCGAACGCGGCTCGGACCACGACGTGGACGAGGTCATCTCCAGCGAACTCGACGCGGACGAACTACGCGCGGCGGGCGACCGCGCGCTGGCGGACGGTGACACTGCCCTGGCCCATGTGCAGTACTTCCGAGCGCTCGCCCGGCGGGGTGTCGACCGCACGATCGTCTCCGCACGACCCGGCGCAACAGCGCACGAGGTCGCGAACGAGCTCTCGCACGCCTTTCCCGACCGCCGGGCCGATATCGACGCCGCCGCACGCACGTTCGACGAGGTGCGGTACGGCGGACGTGTGCCGCCACGTCCGGTCGTCGAGGCGATGCGTGACCTCGATGCGTCCCTCGCCCGTAGCCGTCCTGCGCACCCGGCGGTCACGCGATGA
- a CDS encoding purine-nucleoside phosphorylase, whose translation MTNTKTQTADFADVDPFEFADQAARWIRELSGVDKHDVALVLGSGWGDTADRLGETVATIDNEQVPGFAKAAVAGHKGTMRSIRIEGTDKHALVYGTRTHYYEGRGVRAVVHGVRTAKAAGCDTVVLTNGCGGLNPDWTPGTPVLISDHLNLTANSPLEGATFVDLTDLYSSRLRELARTVDPDLPEGVYAQFRGPHYETPAEVQMAKVLGADLVGMSTALEAIAARHVGLEVLGISLVTNAAAGISEVPLSHEEVIDAGKAAASRCADLLSQIVRKL comes from the coding sequence GTGACGAACACCAAGACGCAGACCGCCGACTTCGCCGACGTCGACCCCTTCGAGTTCGCCGATCAGGCGGCACGGTGGATCCGGGAGCTGTCCGGCGTCGACAAGCACGACGTGGCCCTGGTGCTCGGTTCCGGTTGGGGTGACACCGCCGACCGGCTCGGCGAAACCGTCGCCACGATCGACAACGAGCAGGTGCCCGGATTCGCCAAGGCCGCCGTCGCCGGCCACAAGGGCACGATGCGATCGATCCGCATCGAGGGCACCGACAAGCACGCGCTGGTCTACGGCACCCGCACGCACTACTACGAGGGACGCGGGGTGCGCGCGGTCGTGCACGGCGTCCGCACCGCCAAGGCCGCCGGGTGCGACACCGTCGTGCTGACCAACGGCTGCGGCGGGTTGAACCCCGACTGGACTCCCGGCACGCCGGTGCTGATCAGTGACCACCTGAACCTCACCGCGAACTCGCCGCTCGAGGGCGCGACCTTCGTCGATCTCACCGACCTGTACTCCTCGCGCCTGCGGGAGTTGGCCCGCACGGTCGACCCGGACCTGCCCGAGGGTGTGTACGCGCAGTTCCGTGGGCCGCACTACGAGACGCCCGCCGAGGTACAGATGGCCAAGGTGCTCGGCGCCGATCTGGTCGGCATGTCGACCGCGCTCGAGGCCATCGCCGCGCGCCACGTCGGCCTGGAGGTCCTCGGCATCAGCCTGGTCACCAATGCGGCCGCCGGCATCAGTGAGGTGCCGCTGTCGCACGAGGAAGTCATCGACGCCGGCAAGGCTGCAGCGAGTCGCTGCGCCGACCTGTTGTCGCAGATCGTCCGCAAGCTCTGA
- a CDS encoding glycerophosphoryl diester phosphodiesterase membrane domain-containing protein has protein sequence MIPLRPLVLGDILEGAFRTVRGNPMATLGMSLVISTLFAIPTLLLTLLITNTAFGADNTGDALVSIANSVGQLVGVFASILLSGMLIVVVAEAVLGHRASIGEAWTRVKPRIWALLGATLLLMLGGILIVAVLVGVTLLAYLAGGEIAAVIVGILAVVAGLALLIWLGTRTMLSPAAVTLEGVGPVRSLKRSWELTRGQFWRIFGISLVTQLLVGMIASMILFPAMLVGMGVLLAGADPDAGVATPLWFVVFMQVMTIISTAITAPFSSSVTGLLYIDQRIRREALDLELMKAAGQK, from the coding sequence GTGATCCCGTTGCGGCCGCTCGTGCTCGGCGACATCTTGGAGGGCGCGTTCCGGACGGTCCGCGGCAACCCGATGGCGACCCTCGGCATGTCGCTGGTCATCTCGACGCTGTTCGCGATCCCGACGCTGTTGCTGACGTTGCTCATCACCAACACCGCGTTCGGTGCGGACAACACCGGCGATGCCCTGGTGTCGATCGCCAACTCGGTCGGTCAACTGGTCGGGGTCTTCGCCTCGATCCTGCTGTCGGGCATGTTGATCGTGGTCGTGGCCGAGGCGGTGCTCGGTCACCGCGCCTCGATCGGCGAGGCATGGACTCGGGTGAAACCGCGCATCTGGGCGCTGCTCGGCGCCACCCTGCTGTTGATGCTGGGCGGCATCCTGATCGTTGCGGTCCTGGTCGGCGTGACCCTGCTCGCCTACCTGGCCGGTGGTGAGATTGCTGCCGTGATCGTCGGCATCCTGGCCGTCGTCGCCGGTTTGGCTCTGCTGATCTGGCTCGGCACCCGCACGATGCTCTCCCCCGCTGCGGTCACGCTGGAGGGCGTCGGCCCGGTCCGGTCGCTGAAGCGTTCCTGGGAACTCACCCGCGGCCAGTTCTGGCGGATCTTCGGGATCTCGCTCGTCACGCAATTGCTGGTCGGCATGATCGCCTCGATGATCCTGTTCCCCGCGATGCTCGTCGGGATGGGCGTGCTCCTCGCGGGCGCCGACCCCGACGCGGGAGTTGCGACGCCGTTGTGGTTCGTCGTCTTCATGCAGGTCATGACGATCATCTCCACGGCGATCACCGCACCGTTCAGCTCCAGCGTGACCGGTTTGCTCTACATCGATCAGCGCATCCGGCGTGAGGCGCTCGACCTCGAGCTGATGAAGGCCGCCGGGCAGAAGTGA
- the deoC gene encoding deoxyribose-phosphate aldolase has translation MTKPNRSQVAQMVDHTLLKPEATTDDVSALVADGERLGVYSVCVSPSMLPLETSLPVAVVCGFPSGKHTCAVKAAEAAESAKLGAAEIDMVIDIGAAHAGDFDAVQADIAAVRQAAPDVVLKVIIESAALTDEQIVECCQASERAGADFVKTSTGFHPAGGASAHAVRLMRETVGDRLGVKASGGIRTPEAAAEMIEAGANRLGLSGTESVLAGFDA, from the coding sequence GTGACGAAACCGAACCGTTCCCAGGTCGCGCAGATGGTCGACCACACCCTGCTCAAGCCCGAAGCCACCACGGACGACGTGAGTGCGCTCGTCGCCGACGGTGAGCGGCTGGGCGTCTACTCGGTGTGCGTGTCGCCGTCGATGCTGCCGCTGGAGACCTCGCTGCCCGTCGCAGTCGTCTGCGGGTTCCCGAGCGGGAAGCACACCTGCGCGGTGAAGGCGGCTGAGGCTGCCGAGTCCGCGAAGCTCGGCGCCGCGGAGATCGACATGGTCATCGACATCGGAGCCGCCCACGCCGGAGACTTCGACGCGGTCCAGGCCGACATCGCCGCGGTGCGCCAGGCTGCTCCGGACGTCGTCCTGAAGGTCATCATCGAGTCCGCCGCCCTGACCGACGAGCAGATCGTGGAGTGCTGCCAGGCGTCCGAGCGCGCCGGTGCGGACTTCGTGAAGACGTCCACCGGTTTCCACCCGGCAGGTGGCGCGAGCGCACACGCAGTGCGGCTGATGCGCGAGACCGTCGGCGACCGTCTCGGCGTCAAGGCGTCGGGTGGCATCCGCACCCCTGAAGCCGCTGCCGAGATGATCGAGGCGGGCGCGAACCGCCTCGGTCTGTCCGGCACCGAGTCCGTGCTCGCCGGTTTCGACGCCTGA
- a CDS encoding phospho-sugar mutase, with the protein MTQVHDDVREWIADDPDAETAAGLTSLLERAQSGDESADAELADRFSGLLEFGTAGLRGALGGGPNRMNRVVVLRAAAGLTAYLQESQGRPDVTVVIGFDARHNSDVFARDTAAVVVAAGGRALVLSHPLPTPLLAFAIRHLGADAAVMVTASHNPPQDNGYKVYLGDGSQIVPPADAEIAAAIDRFPRAADVAQADDGWETVDDSIIDDYLASVTSVVEAGGPRDLRIVHTALHGVGSATMIDALHRAGFTDVQPVAEQAEPDPEFPTVSFPNPEEPGAIDLALAQARKVGADIVIANDPDADRCAVAIEDAGTWRMLRGDEVGALLGHHLVQRGVAEGSVFANSIVSSRLLGAIARAAGIAHEETLTGFKWISRVPGLRYGYEEALGYCVDPAGVRDKDGISAGLLIAELAADLKATGRSIPDVLAELARTHGAHLTDSFSVRVDDLSIIGRIMQRLRDNPPENVAGQSVSRREDLAEGSDALPPTEGLRYYLADDTRIIVRPSGTEPKLKIYLEAIGDDAAETAQRLAAVRAEMEGLTTA; encoded by the coding sequence ATGACCCAGGTGCACGACGACGTCCGCGAGTGGATCGCCGACGACCCCGACGCCGAGACCGCTGCCGGCCTGACCAGCCTGCTGGAGCGCGCCCAAAGCGGCGATGAGAGCGCGGACGCCGAGCTTGCCGACCGGTTCTCCGGTCTGCTCGAGTTCGGCACCGCCGGGCTGCGCGGCGCGCTCGGTGGCGGACCGAACCGGATGAACCGCGTCGTCGTGCTGCGTGCTGCTGCCGGCCTGACCGCGTACCTGCAGGAATCGCAGGGTCGCCCCGACGTGACCGTGGTGATCGGATTCGACGCCCGCCACAACTCAGACGTCTTCGCCCGCGACACCGCGGCCGTCGTCGTGGCAGCCGGCGGACGCGCGCTCGTGCTCAGCCATCCGTTGCCGACGCCGTTGTTGGCGTTCGCGATTCGCCACCTGGGCGCCGACGCCGCAGTGATGGTGACCGCCAGCCACAACCCGCCGCAGGACAACGGTTACAAGGTCTACCTCGGCGACGGCAGCCAGATCGTTCCACCCGCGGACGCCGAGATCGCCGCTGCGATCGACCGCTTCCCGCGCGCGGCCGATGTCGCTCAGGCCGACGACGGCTGGGAGACGGTCGACGACTCGATCATCGACGACTACCTGGCGTCGGTGACGTCGGTCGTCGAGGCGGGCGGCCCGCGCGACCTGCGGATCGTGCACACCGCATTGCACGGCGTCGGGTCGGCCACGATGATCGACGCCCTGCACCGCGCCGGCTTCACCGACGTCCAGCCTGTCGCCGAGCAGGCGGAGCCGGATCCGGAATTCCCGACCGTCAGCTTCCCCAATCCCGAGGAGCCGGGAGCGATCGATCTTGCGCTCGCCCAGGCGCGGAAGGTCGGTGCCGACATCGTCATCGCCAACGACCCCGACGCCGACCGGTGCGCCGTCGCGATCGAGGACGCCGGCACCTGGCGGATGTTGCGCGGCGACGAAGTGGGTGCGCTCCTGGGTCACCACCTGGTGCAACGCGGTGTCGCCGAAGGCTCGGTGTTCGCCAACTCGATCGTCAGCTCTCGTCTGCTCGGCGCCATCGCCCGCGCCGCGGGCATCGCCCACGAGGAGACACTCACCGGGTTCAAGTGGATCAGCCGCGTCCCCGGTCTGCGGTACGGCTACGAGGAAGCGCTCGGCTACTGCGTCGATCCCGCAGGCGTCCGGGACAAGGACGGCATCAGTGCCGGTCTGTTGATCGCCGAATTGGCTGCGGACTTGAAGGCCACGGGGCGTTCGATCCCCGACGTCCTCGCCGAACTCGCCCGCACCCATGGCGCCCACCTCACCGACAGCTTCTCGGTGCGGGTCGATGACCTGTCGATCATCGGACGCATCATGCAGCGACTGCGCGACAATCCGCCGGAAAACGTTGCTGGACAGTCGGTTTCCCGCAGGGAGGATCTTGCGGAAGGGTCGGACGCGCTGCCCCCGACGGAGGGCCTACGCTACTACCTGGCCGACGACACACGCATCATCGTGCGACCGTCGGGCACCGAACCGAAGCTCAAGATCTACCTCGAAGCCATCGGTGACGACGCTGCCGAGACCGCGCAACGACTCGCGGCCGTCCGGGCCGAGATGGAGGGTCTAACCACCGCCTGA
- a CDS encoding DUF4350 domain-containing protein, whose amino-acid sequence MTRRRLFAAVAVLALVLVVAGVMSMLNRSNEIPLDPQNPGKGGSEAVASVLGANGVDVHRVTDVDELQDRPPGKGTTVLVSDPTSVSADRLREIASAHRDSARLILIAPHPHLLKDAFEINTEAGGTSSATAAGRECSLAWARSLTMSADSVSYAVPAGATSCFGDDSKGVVFELPAADGRPALLIIGSTDILTNSTMKAGDNAAIGLRALGQTSELLWYSGGFDPKSSSAQQETVFPRWVMPALWLISACVLLLMFWRGRRLGRLVTEPLPVIVHANETTGARGQLYRKARDTSRTAAVLRSATRDRVRRYLGLPPGIDDEHLVHQVALHSGREPHEVGVLLADDPRTIDESTLSKLADELSALERQVRR is encoded by the coding sequence ATGACCCGCCGCCGTCTGTTCGCTGCCGTTGCAGTCCTCGCACTCGTGCTGGTCGTGGCCGGCGTCATGTCGATGCTCAACCGCAGCAACGAAATTCCGCTCGATCCGCAGAACCCCGGCAAGGGCGGGTCCGAGGCCGTGGCGAGCGTGCTCGGCGCCAACGGTGTCGACGTGCATCGAGTGACCGATGTCGACGAGCTGCAAGACCGACCGCCGGGCAAGGGCACGACCGTGCTGGTGAGCGACCCGACGTCCGTCTCGGCCGACCGGCTGCGCGAGATCGCGTCAGCCCATCGCGACAGCGCACGACTCATCCTGATCGCACCACACCCGCACCTGCTGAAGGACGCGTTCGAGATCAACACCGAAGCCGGCGGGACGTCGAGCGCGACGGCCGCAGGCCGGGAATGCTCGCTGGCATGGGCTCGCTCGCTGACCATGTCGGCCGACTCGGTCAGCTACGCCGTTCCGGCGGGTGCGACTTCCTGTTTCGGTGACGACTCCAAGGGCGTCGTGTTCGAACTTCCGGCCGCCGACGGGCGTCCGGCACTGCTGATCATCGGCAGCACCGACATCCTCACCAACAGCACGATGAAGGCCGGCGACAACGCCGCAATCGGATTGCGAGCACTCGGACAGACCAGCGAACTCCTCTGGTACTCCGGCGGATTCGATCCGAAGTCGTCCAGTGCGCAGCAGGAGACGGTGTTCCCGAGGTGGGTGATGCCGGCGCTCTGGCTGATCTCGGCCTGCGTGCTGCTCCTGATGTTCTGGCGCGGTCGACGCCTCGGACGTCTGGTGACCGAACCGCTGCCGGTGATCGTCCACGCCAACGAGACCACCGGCGCGCGCGGGCAGCTGTACCGCAAGGCTCGCGACACCTCCCGCACGGCGGCGGTGCTGCGTTCGGCGACCCGCGACCGTGTGCGTCGCTACCTCGGCCTTCCGCCCGGCATCGACGACGAACACCTCGTCCACCAGGTGGCGCTGCACAGCGGACGCGAACCGCATGAGGTAGGCGTCCTGCTGGCCGACGACCCACGAACCATCGACGAATCGACGTTGAGCAAACTGGCCGATGAACTCTCGGCACTCGAAAGGCAGGTCCGCCGCTGA
- a CDS encoding AAA family ATPase: MTDLDKSQSPDPDAAHPEAAREALQRVRSEVAKSVVGQDAAVTAIVIALLARGHVLLEGVPGVAKTLLIRTLAASLAIDSKRVQFTPDLMPGDITGSLVFDSRSSDFIFRPGPVFTNLLLADEINRTPPKTQSSLLEAMEERQVSIDGTPRALPNPFMVAATQNPVEYEGTYPLPEAQLDRFMMKISIPLPERDDEVQVLRRHAEGFDPKDLRAAGVRAVASPADLTAGAQAVRTVEVRPDVLAYIVDLARATRHSPSLSLGVSPRGATALLSTARGWAWLNGRNFVTPDDVQTMAVPTLSHRLALRPEAELEGVTTENVLRSAIGAVPVPR, from the coding sequence ATGACCGATCTGGACAAGTCCCAGTCCCCCGACCCGGATGCCGCTCACCCCGAAGCGGCCCGCGAGGCGTTGCAGCGGGTGCGCAGCGAGGTCGCGAAGTCGGTGGTCGGTCAGGATGCCGCCGTCACGGCGATCGTGATCGCTCTGCTCGCGCGCGGCCATGTCCTGCTCGAGGGTGTACCCGGTGTGGCCAAGACGCTGCTGATCCGCACCCTTGCGGCAAGCCTGGCGATCGACTCCAAGCGGGTGCAGTTCACGCCCGACCTGATGCCCGGCGACATCACCGGATCGCTCGTGTTCGACTCGCGCAGTTCGGATTTCATCTTCCGGCCCGGTCCGGTGTTCACCAACCTGCTGCTCGCCGACGAGATCAACCGCACTCCCCCGAAGACGCAGTCGTCGCTGCTGGAGGCGATGGAGGAGCGCCAGGTGTCGATCGACGGCACCCCGCGTGCGTTGCCGAACCCGTTCATGGTCGCCGCCACGCAGAACCCGGTCGAGTACGAAGGCACCTATCCGTTGCCGGAGGCACAGCTGGACCGCTTCATGATGAAGATTTCGATCCCGTTGCCCGAGCGCGACGACGAGGTGCAGGTGCTGCGCCGTCATGCCGAAGGATTCGATCCCAAGGACCTGCGCGCCGCGGGCGTCCGCGCCGTCGCGTCGCCTGCCGACCTGACCGCCGGCGCGCAGGCGGTGCGAACCGTCGAGGTGCGCCCGGACGTGCTGGCCTACATCGTCGACCTCGCGCGCGCCACCCGGCACTCCCCGTCGCTGTCGCTCGGGGTGAGCCCGCGCGGGGCGACGGCACTGCTGTCCACAGCCAGAGGTTGGGCGTGGCTGAACGGCCGCAACTTCGTGACTCCGGACGACGTCCAGACAATGGCCGTGCCGACACTGTCGCACCGTCTCGCGCTGCGCCCGGAGGCCGAACTCGAAGGCGTCACCACCGAGAACGTCCTGCGGTCGGCCATCGGCGCCGTCCCGGTGCCGCGCTGA
- a CDS encoding PH domain-containing protein encodes MSQDKNPGNPVRTFRQRGAYVTGWVLVGVFLVVLVALAVASGLEVGATAFLLAAAGVVWLILVRPAVRLSADGVRLENLVRDIRMTWPAVDMTEARWNLKVVSPEGDAYSSWAISAQRPKMTGGVTPTPGGQLLPTTGTDVPMGQEHRSGSAGAVASAIDEAKADYERAVAKGAIAEQKPEIHRTVSPVAAAGWAACLLAVVIGFLSL; translated from the coding sequence GTGTCACAGGACAAGAATCCGGGCAACCCCGTCCGCACTTTCCGCCAGCGGGGTGCGTACGTGACCGGTTGGGTGTTGGTCGGCGTCTTCCTGGTCGTGCTCGTCGCGCTCGCGGTCGCGTCCGGGCTCGAGGTGGGTGCGACCGCGTTCCTGTTGGCTGCGGCGGGGGTGGTCTGGTTGATTCTCGTCCGTCCCGCAGTGCGGTTGAGCGCCGACGGGGTCCGTCTGGAGAATCTCGTCCGTGACATCCGGATGACGTGGCCGGCGGTCGACATGACCGAGGCCCGCTGGAACCTCAAGGTGGTTTCACCGGAAGGCGACGCGTACTCCTCCTGGGCCATCTCGGCGCAGCGTCCGAAGATGACCGGGGGTGTCACCCCGACGCCGGGTGGACAGTTGCTCCCGACCACCGGCACCGATGTGCCGATGGGACAGGAGCACCGGTCCGGGTCCGCCGGCGCGGTCGCCTCGGCCATCGACGAGGCCAAGGCCGACTACGAGCGAGCCGTCGCCAAGGGTGCGATCGCCGAACAGAAGCCCGAGATTCACCGCACCGTCTCGCCGGTGGCCGCAGCAGGCTGGGCCGCGTGCCTGCTGGCCGTCGTGATCGGCTTCCTCAGCCTGTAG